The following proteins are co-located in the Dehalococcoidales bacterium genome:
- a CDS encoding S41 family peptidase, whose translation MRKIRMIIPALIMTVLLLMPAAGCALITVTTGPEPDAINEAWDIIFEDYVEKDSLDADILRQGAIRGMVEALDDPYTAYLDADAYQLSLSELEGKFDGIGASVARESDGKIIIVAPFPDSPAEKAGIRANDEVLEIDGKSVSAMSLVETVLLVRGPQGTTVTLLILHEGETEPVEIEVVRDEIEVTSVQFRMIGDIAYINITDFSGRTDAELLSALTSLIQGNARGIILDLRRNLGGTLTAVVDVASRFIPDGDVVSVVDSQGNRTTRPVVEHEVTTDLPMVVLVDSYSASGSEVLAGALQDYGRAPIAGSQTFGKGSVNILRRLSDGSGLYITFARWYTPNGRLIEGQGITPDYQIETEGEEIIEWAVDYLKNGG comes from the coding sequence ATGAGAAAGATAAGAATGATTATTCCGGCACTGATCATGACCGTCCTGCTCCTTATGCCGGCGGCCGGCTGTGCCCTGATCACAGTCACGACCGGCCCTGAGCCGGACGCCATCAACGAGGCGTGGGATATCATCTTCGAGGACTATGTCGAAAAGGACAGCCTGGATGCCGATATACTGCGCCAGGGGGCAATCCGGGGAATGGTGGAGGCACTGGATGACCCCTATACCGCCTACCTGGATGCGGATGCCTACCAGTTGAGCTTAAGCGAACTCGAGGGCAAATTCGACGGCATCGGAGCTTCGGTAGCCAGGGAAAGCGACGGCAAAATTATCATCGTAGCGCCCTTCCCCGACTCACCGGCGGAAAAGGCAGGCATCCGGGCCAACGATGAAGTACTGGAGATCGACGGCAAGAGCGTCTCCGCAATGAGTCTGGTCGAGACGGTCCTCCTGGTACGCGGCCCGCAGGGGACGACGGTAACTCTGCTCATTCTCCACGAAGGCGAGACCGAACCGGTAGAGATAGAGGTAGTCCGGGATGAGATCGAAGTGACCAGCGTCCAATTCAGGATGATCGGGGATATCGCCTACATCAATATTACCGATTTTTCCGGTCGTACCGATGCCGAACTGCTGTCGGCGCTAACCAGCCTTATTCAAGGGAACGCCCGCGGCATCATACTGGACCTGCGCCGTAATCTGGGCGGCACGCTGACCGCGGTAGTCGATGTCGCCAGCCGCTTCATTCCCGATGGTGATGTCGTCAGCGTAGTAGACAGCCAGGGCAACCGGACCACCCGGCCGGTAGTAGAGCACGAAGTTACCACCGACCTGCCCATGGTCGTTCTGGTGGACAGCTACAGCGCCAGCGGCAGCGAGGTGCTGGCCGGAGCGCTGCAGGACTACGGCCGCGCCCCCATCGCCGGCAGCCAGACCTTCGGCAAAGGCAGCGTCAACATCCTGCGCCGCTTAAGCGACGGCTCGGGACTATATATCACCTTCGCCCGCTGGTATACCCCCAACGGACGCCTGATAGAGGGACAGGGAATAACCCCCGATTATCAAATCGAGACGGAAGGTGAAGAAATTATCGAGTGGGCGGTCGACTACCTTAAGAACGGCGGCTGA
- a CDS encoding metallopeptidase family protein: MDRSRFEELVAEAVSRLPADFSDRLENIDVVVEEWPSRRQLDSVKLKRGHTLLGLYQGIPLIGRGRGYGLVAPDKITIFQSPIEAECRNEDEIRDTIQRVVRHEIAHHFGTGEARLAQLEHREEP, encoded by the coding sequence ATGGACAGGTCGAGATTTGAGGAGCTGGTAGCGGAGGCGGTCTCCCGTCTGCCCGCCGATTTCTCCGACCGGTTGGAGAACATCGACGTGGTGGTCGAGGAGTGGCCGTCACGGAGGCAACTGGACAGCGTCAAGCTGAAGCGGGGGCACACGCTGCTGGGACTCTACCAGGGCATACCGCTGATCGGAAGGGGGCGGGGCTACGGGCTGGTGGCCCCGGATAAGATAACCATCTTCCAGAGTCCGATCGAGGCCGAGTGCCGGAACGAAGATGAAATCAGGGACACGATACAGAGGGTGGTGAGGCATGAGATAGCCCATCATTTCGGCACCGGGGAGGCGAGGCTGGCCCAGCTTGAGCACCGGGAAGAGCCCTGA
- a CDS encoding tRNA uridine(34) 5-carboxymethylaminomethyl modification radical SAM/GNAT enzyme Elp3 has product MKKSTRTISGVTPLAVMTQPAKCPGRCVCCPTYPEVPQSYTPESPAVLRAINCGYDAAEQVRLRLRTLSAMGHPTDKIELIVMGGTFLAAPVEYQYRFVKDCFDALNGEVSATLEEAQRLNEESACRCVGLCIETRPDWCGPEEADRMLEFGTTRVELGVQALDDDIYRIIHRGHTVSDVVRATKLLKDYGFKVHYHWMPGLPGSTPQLDLEMAGRLFNDADFRPDGLKLYPTMVVAGTELEQWYRQGRYLPYDDETMINLIVDIKSIVPGYVRISRVLRDIPAKFIVGGLKDSLRSEVRRRMKEWGIECRCIRCREYGHRARDGWETGEPRMVRTDYSASGGREVFLSFEDDNETLFGLLRMRVGLADRSGQGSAVIRELHVYGPEIPLGQRSPQAAQHRGLGRALLAGAERIAAAEFGVQQMAVLSGVGAREYYRAEFGYRAQGSYMVRALPGAQAGPASPPRCRNDGLSHASPPSVSCP; this is encoded by the coding sequence ATGAAAAAATCTACCAGGACAATCTCCGGAGTTACTCCGCTGGCGGTGATGACACAGCCGGCGAAGTGCCCCGGCCGGTGCGTCTGCTGTCCTACCTATCCGGAGGTCCCCCAGAGCTATACTCCCGAGTCGCCGGCGGTGCTGCGGGCGATAAACTGCGGGTATGATGCGGCGGAGCAGGTCAGGCTGAGGCTGCGGACGCTCTCCGCGATGGGACATCCCACCGATAAGATCGAGCTGATTGTAATGGGGGGCACCTTTCTGGCCGCTCCGGTCGAGTATCAGTACCGGTTCGTCAAGGACTGCTTCGATGCCCTGAACGGCGAGGTCTCGGCCACCCTTGAGGAAGCCCAGCGGCTTAACGAAGAGTCGGCCTGCCGCTGTGTCGGGCTCTGTATCGAGACCCGGCCCGACTGGTGCGGGCCCGAGGAGGCCGACCGCATGCTGGAGTTCGGTACCACCAGGGTGGAGCTCGGTGTCCAGGCCCTCGATGATGATATCTACCGTATTATCCACAGGGGGCACACCGTTTCCGATGTCGTCCGGGCCACCAAACTGCTCAAGGATTACGGTTTTAAGGTGCACTACCACTGGATGCCGGGACTGCCCGGCTCGACGCCGCAGCTCGACCTGGAGATGGCGGGAAGGCTGTTTAACGATGCCGACTTCAGACCGGACGGCTTGAAGCTCTATCCGACCATGGTGGTAGCCGGTACCGAGCTGGAGCAGTGGTACCGGCAGGGACGCTATCTGCCCTACGATGATGAGACGATGATTAACCTTATTGTCGATATCAAGTCGATCGTGCCCGGATACGTTCGAATTTCCCGGGTGCTCCGTGATATTCCGGCTAAATTCATTGTCGGCGGCTTGAAGGACTCGCTGCGGAGTGAAGTCAGGCGGCGTATGAAGGAGTGGGGAATCGAGTGCCGCTGCATCCGGTGCCGTGAGTACGGACACCGCGCCCGGGACGGGTGGGAGACGGGTGAGCCCCGCATGGTAAGGACGGACTATTCTGCTTCCGGGGGCAGGGAGGTCTTCCTGTCCTTCGAGGATGATAATGAAACCCTCTTCGGGCTGCTGCGGATGAGGGTGGGACTCGCGGACAGATCAGGGCAGGGGTCTGCCGTAATCAGGGAGCTTCATGTCTACGGACCGGAGATTCCGCTCGGACAGCGCAGCCCGCAGGCGGCGCAGCACCGCGGTCTGGGCCGGGCCCTGCTTGCCGGGGCCGAGCGAATCGCCGCCGCCGAGTTCGGAGTGCAGCAGATGGCGGTCTTAAGTGGAGTCGGTGCTCGAGAGTACTACCGTGCCGAGTTCGGCTACCGGGCACAGGGCAGCTATATGGTCAGGGCTCTTCCCGGTGCTCAAGCTGGGCCAGCCTCGCCTCCCCGGTGCCGAAATGATGGGCTATCTCATGCCTCACCACCCTCTGTATCGTGTCCCTGA
- a CDS encoding class I SAM-dependent methyltransferase, translating into MATNRDVFDRLAPGWYNFRHWSIFPGELEALAKRWQQGSLLNLGCAHGPDFLPFRSGFDLYGVDFSPGMIKGAQKYCRKFDLTVNLLLADVGCLPFSDRSFDRAIAIATYHHIKGEKERQRAFDELWRVLKPGAEAFVTVWNRWQRRFWFKPKEVAVPWRTGDKTLQRYYYLFSYPELEKLARRAGFEVVESFPESSYRHRCKFFSRNICLLLRKGN; encoded by the coding sequence ATGGCAACAAACAGAGACGTTTTTGACCGGCTGGCGCCGGGCTGGTATAACTTCAGGCACTGGTCGATCTTTCCCGGCGAACTGGAAGCGCTGGCGAAGAGGTGGCAGCAGGGCAGTCTGCTTAATCTCGGCTGTGCCCACGGCCCCGACTTCCTCCCCTTCCGCAGCGGTTTCGATCTCTACGGCGTGGACTTTTCCCCCGGGATGATAAAGGGGGCGCAAAAATACTGCCGGAAATTCGACCTCACCGTAAACCTGTTGTTGGCCGACGTGGGCTGCCTCCCCTTCTCCGACCGGAGCTTCGACCGGGCCATCGCAATAGCCACCTACCACCATATCAAAGGGGAAAAAGAGCGGCAGAGGGCGTTCGACGAGCTGTGGCGGGTGCTTAAACCCGGCGCGGAAGCCTTTGTTACGGTATGGAACCGGTGGCAGCGCCGCTTCTGGTTCAAGCCGAAGGAGGTCGCCGTCCCCTGGCGGACCGGGGATAAGACACTACAGCGCTACTACTACCTGTTCTCCTACCCGGAGCTGGAGAAGCTAGCCCGCCGGGCCGGCTTCGAGGTGGTCGAGTCCTTTCCGGAAAGCTCATACCGGCACCGCTGCAAGTTCTTCTCCCGCAATATCTGCCTGCTGCTCAGGAAGGGCAACTAG
- the fabG gene encoding 3-oxoacyl-[acyl-carrier-protein] reductase, which produces MCNDASLELESKVALVTGASRGIGRAIALKLASRGARVVVNDVAREAAEAVVKEIKDLGGDAFAVEADVRDSEAVKAMLDEVTGRWERIDILVNNAGINRDTLLLKMSDEAWDAVIDTNLRGAYTCTRFALRAMMRQRWGRIISMASIAGIMGNVGQANYAASKAGIIAFTKTVAKEVGALNITANAIAPGFIVTEMTDRVPQEAREAILKMTPLKRYGQPEEVAELVAFLASERAAFISGQVIAIDGGIT; this is translated from the coding sequence ATGTGTAACGATGCGTCTCTGGAATTAGAAAGTAAGGTAGCGCTGGTAACCGGAGCTTCCCGAGGCATCGGTAGAGCCATTGCCCTGAAGCTTGCCAGCCGGGGTGCCAGGGTGGTCGTTAACGACGTAGCCAGAGAGGCTGCCGAGGCAGTGGTTAAGGAGATAAAGGACCTGGGTGGAGATGCCTTTGCCGTTGAAGCCGATGTTAGAGATAGCGAAGCTGTCAAGGCCATGTTGGATGAGGTAACCGGCCGCTGGGAGAGGATCGATATTCTGGTCAACAATGCCGGCATCAACCGTGATACCCTGTTGCTCAAGATGTCCGATGAAGCGTGGGACGCCGTTATCGACACCAACCTCAGAGGGGCCTATACCTGTACCCGGTTTGCCCTGCGCGCTATGATGCGGCAGCGGTGGGGGCGTATTATCAGCATGGCTTCCATCGCCGGGATAATGGGTAATGTCGGGCAGGCGAACTATGCGGCTTCAAAAGCGGGTATTATCGCCTTTACCAAGACCGTAGCTAAAGAGGTGGGTGCACTTAACATAACTGCCAATGCCATTGCCCCGGGCTTTATTGTTACCGAGATGACGGATAGAGTGCCGCAAGAAGCAAGGGAGGCTATTCTTAAGATGACGCCGCTGAAACGATACGGTCAGCCGGAAGAGGTGGCCGAACTGGTGGCTTTCCTGGCCAGCGAGCGGGCCGCTTTTATCAGCGGGCAGGTCATTGCCATCGACGGCGGCATTACATAA
- a CDS encoding beta-ketoacyl-[acyl-carrier-protein] synthase family protein: MQRVVVTGVGTVCPIGLNIEEYWGNLTAGKSGVGLIRKFDATDYPVKVAAEVKDLDPGKYMEPKTVERTTRTIHLVVPAAKEAVASAGLDIAQEQPERVGIVSANLQENRYVAQGFDTLAKRGPRRVDPLFFTKGAPSIVSLQLGMLFGAQGPSTSVNSLCASGADAIGCALNFIRLGYADVMIVATSDASLDEMTIAALSVIGALSREPDPDKACRPFDLNRSGFVYGEGSGVMILESYAHAMKRGAPILAELAGAGWTFDAYDTTAPQPDTEAMAMRIAIRNAGLGPEDIDCVNAHGTSTRLNDASETKAIKMVFGERAYRIPVTANKSMFGHMLSAGGMVESIGVVMSISRGIIPPTIHYETPDPECDLDYVPNVARRVQVNACLKNSFGLGGQNCCLVFKKFEEA; this comes from the coding sequence GTGCAGCGAGTAGTAGTTACCGGTGTGGGCACCGTTTGTCCCATCGGCCTGAATATCGAAGAGTACTGGGGAAACCTGACGGCGGGAAAATCAGGGGTTGGCCTGATCCGAAAGTTCGATGCTACTGACTACCCGGTCAAGGTGGCTGCCGAGGTAAAAGACCTTGACCCGGGTAAATATATGGAGCCGAAAACAGTTGAGCGGACGACGAGGACGATTCATCTCGTTGTCCCGGCGGCTAAAGAGGCGGTGGCTTCGGCCGGACTGGATATAGCGCAGGAGCAGCCGGAGCGGGTGGGTATTGTCAGTGCCAATTTGCAGGAAAACCGGTATGTCGCCCAGGGTTTCGACACCCTTGCCAAACGGGGGCCGAGGCGGGTCGACCCGTTGTTCTTTACCAAAGGAGCGCCCAGCATAGTGTCTCTGCAGCTGGGAATGCTGTTCGGGGCACAGGGTCCCAGCACCAGCGTCAACAGCCTCTGTGCCAGTGGTGCCGATGCGATAGGGTGTGCCTTGAATTTCATCCGTCTGGGCTATGCCGACGTAATGATTGTCGCCACCTCCGATGCTTCCCTTGACGAGATGACCATAGCCGCGCTCAGTGTGATAGGTGCCCTGAGCCGGGAACCGGACCCGGACAAGGCCTGCCGTCCCTTTGATCTTAACCGCAGCGGCTTTGTTTATGGAGAAGGATCCGGAGTAATGATACTGGAGAGCTACGCGCATGCTATGAAGAGGGGTGCGCCGATTTTGGCCGAGTTGGCCGGAGCCGGCTGGACCTTTGATGCCTATGATACCACTGCTCCCCAGCCGGATACCGAGGCGATGGCAATGAGAATCGCTATCCGGAATGCCGGGCTCGGTCCGGAGGATATCGACTGTGTCAATGCCCACGGCACCAGCACCCGTTTGAACGATGCCAGCGAGACAAAAGCCATCAAGATGGTCTTCGGAGAACGGGCCTACCGGATACCGGTCACTGCCAATAAGTCCATGTTCGGTCATATGCTGTCTGCCGGTGGTATGGTTGAATCAATCGGTGTGGTAATGAGCATCAGCCGCGGGATTATTCCACCTACAATACACTACGAGACTCCCGACCCTGAGTGCGATTTGGACTACGTACCTAATGTGGCCCGCCGGGTGCAGGTAAATGCCTGCCTGAAAAACAGCTTCGGGCTGGGCGGACAGAACTGCTGTCTCGTTTTTAAGAAGTTTGAGGAGGCTTAA